The genomic stretch TTTCCTGCGTTTCGTACCCTTTTTTCTGCTGTATCAGCATAAAGGGCATCAAGACAAGCCGAACTGCTAATGTAATGAAGATAATGCTGATTCCGTAGTCATCATGCATATAGCTGGCAATTAATTTAATCAAGTAAGAAAAGGGATCTACAAAATAGTGATTGAACCAGCTGCCATCAGATGGCGCCCCATTTTCTCCTTGGCATCCTGCCAGCAAGAGTACGAGGGTAAGAGAGCTTAATATAATACCGTACTTTTTAAAGAAAGTGAATACAGATGTGCGTTGCATATTTGATTTCCTCCTTGTTGTATCGAATGGTTATTCTTTACATACAACAAGGACTCCGCTTCACTATCATCATCTGGACCATCTTTTCGCATCGTTATGCGAATCAGCCAACAGATAATTGGTCTGCTGTGCGCAATATGCTCCGGCATATGATAGTACCGATTATCTATTGGACAAATATATTGCCAATGCATCGCTTCTGAGGAGCGAAAATGGCTGGCAACACTAGTTGTCGTCTTGTGGGCCAAGATAACAGTCATCGTTAGCCCGATATAGAAAACCAACGAAGTAAAATCTTCAGCGAATACGTTCCAAAAAGCGTAAAACATCTGCATTCACCTCCTTTCATTCCTTCTATTTTCCTATACACGCCGGAACTTGTCAAAGTGGCGCAGGGATTCCTCTATCTTGTGGAGAAATGGCTTATAAGAAGCGTTTTCTCTGCTAGAGACAGTTTATTTCAATTAGTTTTATGACGGAGGGGGATGAACATGATAAACTGGTTAGCGAGACTACAAGCTGCAGAGGTGAAGCCTATGTTTAAGATACGCGAAGCTAAGTTATCAGATTATGAGCAAATTGCGATTCTTTACAAGGAATTATATAACACACATTATGAGCATCAGCCGGAGTATTTCGCCAAAAAGGCAGAACCGCTGGATCAGCATGTGTTCGAGAGTAATATATACTTAGATAACAAGAAAGTTTTTCTCGTAGAAAAAGCGAAGGAAGTAATGGCTTTTGCTACTATACGGATTACGAGCGAAACAGTTTCGCATAAGGCCCATATTTTTATCGAGGAATTTTGTGTTCGCTCTGATATGCGCGGGAAAGGAATCGGCGGCCATTTATTCGAGAAAATCAAACGTCACGGTAAAAAGATAGGCGCCACCGAAATTGAATTGAATGTATGGAATTTCAATAACCGAGCGGAAGACTTCTATGTCAAAATGGGGATGCAAGTCCGGTCCAAACGCATGGGTATATCTTTGAAATAATTGTCGAAAAACCCCTTTGCGAAGGGGTTTTTCGATTTTTAGATTAATAAATCAGATCTTGTGAAAATAAATGTAGCCAAGCTGTCACCTCAAGATTATAATTATCTGGAATTACTTAAATAAATTTCCAGGAGGAAACGTACGTGACAAAGAAGCTATTGGTTGGAATAATCATGGTTTTGCTTTGCTTGCAAGCGGTGGCACCGCAGACAGCGTTTGCTGCCATTAACAAACAAGAGCTGGAAGCCTATGCGGCTGCGCTTGGAACAGATGTAAAAGGTTTGAACCAGTATTTAAAAGATTTTGAGTGGGGGACCATCGAAGAATATGAAGCTAGCTCGATGGAAGAATTACGGGGATGGTTAGGAGAGCCTGTCACAGAAGAGAACCTTCAGACTTTCTTGGATGAGTCAGGTTATACAGTAGAAGATATCACGAAAGCGTTGACAGAAGTGGGTTTGGCTGAAAAAGGATATACTCCGGCTGATATTCTGCTTTATTCCGATTTGAACTGGTTATTGGGAGACCCTGCAACCTCTGAAAACCTTCAAGGATTAACGGAGGAACTCGGATTAACGGAGAAAGAACTTGCGGGTTTGTTTGCTGCAAACGGACTGGATTTGCATAGCTATATCAGCATGGATGACATATATGAAGTAATTTATAACGAAGTCAACGGTGTGTCCTTGCATTTTCTCTTACAGGAAATCGAACTGACACAGGAAGCATTCAATCAGCTATTAGCTGATAATGATAAAAAGCTGGAAGACTTCCAAAGCTATGATGAACTCGCTGAATTTGTATACGAAGCAACAGGCTACGGCGAAATCTCAATAGATGATTATTGGGAAATGGCTGGTTCGTTTCTTGATTTAATCGGCATAAGTAAAGGGGAATTCTTCCGAGCATATGCGTATATGGAAGAAGTAGTGCTGCATGATCCGGAAGCCTTTATTACAGGTTTGGAGGATATTGCTGCACGCGCAGAAGCTCTCGGCAACTTCGAGACTTCCACAGAATTGACGGAAGCGCAAGGACAAGAGCTGATTGCAATCTGGGATGACCTGATGGGGATTTTCCAAATGAAAGCCGTTTTCTATTTGGTTGATGGCGACACAAAAACGGCAGTAACAATGGAAGAGTTACTCAAAGTGACAGATTTAGAGAATCGTGTTTTGCTAGTAGATCTGCTTGATACGCAAGGAAACCATTTGCTTAACTTCACAATTACGGGTGAGCTTTTTGGTTCTGATTTAGTCACAAAGGCGCCGGTGTTGGAAGTTCCAGAGACTGAAGCGGCAGTGCCTTTGTACACACACGAAGCTCCAGTCAAAGAAAAGGCAGTAGCAGTGCCAGCTAAGGTTGCTGCAGAAACGGTAAAACAAGAAGGTAAGCGTCTGCCAGATACAGCATCTCCAATTGGTAATATCTTTGCTTGGGGTATTGCATTACTGGCAGCTGGGGCAGCTCTTTATGTATGGAATCGACGCAAAAAACTTTCTAATTGATACGTACAGCACCATGAATTCTATGATTCATGGTGTTTTTTTATAGAAAAGTGAAACAAACAGCCAAGGTGCTCCGTACATATTATGGAAGGATGACAAAATTGTTACAGGAAGGGTGAAAAAATGGCAGAACCGGCCATGCAGCTGATTGGCTTGAAAAAGCAGATTGGTTCGAAATTAATTGTAAAAGGCTTGAACTTTGATATTCAGCCGGGTGAAGTATTTGGATTCCTAGGTCCAAACGGAGCGGGTAAGACAACAACAATCCGCATGATGGTAGGTCTTATTCGTATCTCGGAAGGAGACGTACGAATCCAGGGGAAAAGTATTAAATCAGATTTCAAAGGTGCTATCCGGCATGTAGGGGCAATTGTAGAGAATCCAGAATTATACGGATTTATGTCTGGTTACAAGAATTTACTTGTCTTTTCCCGCATGATTCCAGGAATAACGAGAGACCGTATTGATGAAGTTGTGAAGCTCGTTGGATTGGAAAAAAGCATTAACCAGAAAGTGAAGCGGTATTCATTAGGAATGCGGCAGCGTCTTGGTATTGCACAGGCATTATTACATAGACCATCAATATTAATACTAGATGAGCCGACAAACGGATTAGATCCATCCGGTATCCGTGAAATCCGCCATTATATTCGCAAATTAGCAGAAGAAGAAAACGTGGCAGTTATCGTTTCCAGCCATTTGCTTTCGGAAATGGAGTTAATGTGTGATCGTATCGGTATTTTAAAGAATGGCGAACTGATTTCTATCCAGGAAGTCCGTAGTACGGACGGAGACGTGCCAGAAGAAATGGTGAAGATAGATTGTGCAGCAGCGCAGCTTCAAACGGCCAAACAGCTGCTTCAAGAGCAATTTGGTATTGCGGCGGTTGACAATAATAATCAGCTGTTATTCCCGATCTCCCGTGATCAGATACCATCAATTATTAAGGCTTTAGCCGTAGCTGATATTGAGATGTATGGGGTTGCAGTTGAGCGGAAGACACTGGAAGATAAATTCTTACACGTGATTGGAGAGAATGTCATTGAGTAGTAACTTTTTCCAACTGGTGCGGAATGAGCAGACCAAACTGTACAGCCAGGTAGCAACTTGGATTATGCTTGGCATACTTGTAGTTGTCGTATTGGGATTTGCACTCATTATGCGGACTGCAGATGGATTTATCGCAAATTATGATGATGCAACTTGGAAGCAGGATCTGCAGCAGGAAAATCAGGATTTGGCAGAATATGATGCTACAGGCACCCAGATCTTAATTAACAACTACCGAATAGAAAATGATTTGAAACCTGAAGGAACAACAGCTTGGGATTTTCTTTATCAAAGTAATTTCATGACAAGTGTGCTCAGCTTGCTGACGATCATCGTTGCAGGCGGCATCATAGCGAATGAATTTCGTTGGGGTACTATTAAACTGTTATTAATACGTCCTGCATCAAGGACAAAGATTTTCTTTGCGAAATATACAAGCGTGCTCCTGTTTGCTTTAACTGCACTGATTGTATTATTCATCTTTTCTTGGTTATTCGGCATGCTGTTCTTCGGTCTCGGAGGAGACGGAGTCATGCTCCAAGTGAAGGACGGAGAAGTTGTCGAAACATCTGTCTGGATTCGGATTGCACAAGACTACGGCTTGCAGCTAGTGAAACTGGTTGTCTGGGCAACATTTGCCTTTATGATTTCTGCTGCTTTGCGTAATGGGGCATTAGCTATTGGAACAGCAATTTTCTTAATGTTTGTTGGAAGCTCTGTTGTTCCGTTTATTTCCGATAAAGCTTTTGGGAAATATGTTTTATTCTCAAATCTTGACTTAACTCAATTTACAACAGGGTATAAGATTATTGAGGATTTGACCCTTACATTCTCGGTTGTAACCATTATTGTGTATTATCTGGTCTTCCTTGTAATAGGTTGGGTATTGTTCACAAAACGTGATGTAGCAGGTAATTAAATCAATAGGAGAGGGGAATTTTTATGGTAAAAAGAACAGCGGAAAAAGTGTTAGTTATTATCGGAGCGGTATTATTTCTAATCGTTGGTGGCTGGACTGCATTGGGATTAGGTGCTTCAGAAGAGACCACGACAAACCAGCTTACAAGCCAAGGTGATTTAACACAAGATCAAGCGGAAGCATTTACAGATCTAATGAGCGGCGTATCAATATGGATGATCATCGTACTCGTTATTTGTGCAATTCTCGGTTTTGTTTCCCTGGCGATGCTGAAAAATAATAAACCTGCGAAGGGCGCAGGTATCCTGCTTATCATTACAGCAGTACTTGGAACTGTTTTATCTATTTTTATGGGCTTCATCAGCGGCATACTTTATTTGATTGCTGGCATCATGGCGATTGTGCGTAAGCCAGTTGAGCAATATAATGATAGAGGGGAAACTTATTAAGAAGTAATTGCAGGAAGGAGGAGGAACATGCTAAGACGTACAGCGGAGAAAGTACTTGCCACCATTGGTGCGGTCGTCTTCCTTTATACTGCAATCTCGACTTGGATTCGTTTGGCTGCATACGACCCGGAAGCTGCTCGCCAGGAAATTCTGGATAGCGGCGTAGACCAGGCGGTTGATACTGGAATGGTTGCGGATATGGCAAATACCTTAGGCGCATTTGTTATTGCCGTAGGTCTGATTTGTGCCGTTCTCGGTATTGTTGCAGCGGTTAAACTGAAGGCTAACCGCAAGCAAACAGGCCTAGGAGTTATGTTGATCATCGTATCGTTAGTAGGATCCATTGCAACATTTTTAGCCGGATTCATCGGCGGAATGTTGTATCTTATTGCTGGTGTGATGGTATTGGCTAGAAGACCAGCACAGCATATCGAATAGACGAAAAGAGAGGAGAAACAGCATGATTAAACGTACTGCAGAAAAGGTTTTGGGAATTATCGGTGTTGTACTTAATGCATTAGGTGCTATCTTAACTGGGATATTGATTGGTGTAGCTGGAGATGACATCTCGCAGGAATTATACAATGATCCTACGATTACAACGGAAGATGCAGATATTATGAGCAGCTTTTTAGGCGGTTTAGGGTGGTATTTCGTTGTTGTTAGTGCGATTTCAGCTATTCTCGGTATCGTTGGTATTGTTTTGTTACGCCGCAACAGCCGATCAACAGCTGCTGGTGTAGTATTTATTGTTACAGCGGTGCTGTCAGCAATTTTAACTTTGTTTGGATCGTTTGTAACGTCCATTCTTTACTTGGTTGCAGGTATCTTGGCAATCGTCCGAAAACCGATAGATCAGCACAACGCGCAAGACAGCAACACGATAGACAATTACTGATACGGAAGGGGTACTGCCAAGAGCAGTGCCCCTTTTTACGTGGATAAGCCGATTATTGCTAGTGTTATACCAATTGCATAGCTGCCTAGCACATAACTGATAGCTGCAGCGATTTTTCTTTTACTCCCTAATTGTACAAGCTCCAGATGGAAAGTGGAGAAAGTTGTAAAAGAACCTAAAAAACCTACGGCGAGGAAGTTTTGCCATTCTGCACCCCAATTTAACTGGTACACAAGCCCAAGCAAAAAGGAACCAGCTGCATTTGTCAGCAAAGTCGGAAGCGGGAAGTCTTTCTTCCATATATGTTGTCCTTGCCTGCTGATCTCGTAGCGCGCAATGGCACCGAGCCAACCTCCGAGGAGCACGAAAATGATAGTCATGCTGACCGCCTCCTTTGTGCTGGATTTGGTGCTAGCTGCAAGCCAAACATAAGTGCTCCCAATCCAGCCGCAGAGCTGATTATCAAGTAAATTAGTGCTACACTTGCCATATTTTCTTGTAGAAGCAAAGCAGCTTCCAGACTGACTGTCGAGAATGTTGTGAAAGCACCGACCATTCCAGTAGTCAGTGCCTTTGCCAGCGCTTGTTTTTGAGCAAAGTAACGCTGCTTAACCAGGTTAGTGAAATACCCCATTAGGAAGCAGCCGATGGTATTAATGATAAGTGTACCAATGGGGAAATTTCCTGTTTGCGGAATAACTACTCCGACAAGGTAGCGAAGCAGTGCCCCGATGCTGCCGCCACACCCGATTGCAAGATATATCTTCATGAACAAACCTTCTCTTTTCGCATATATTGCTGTATCCTGTATTATACCCCAGAACCTGTGTTACGCTAGTGACATGGTTTCATAAGGAAAGGTAGTATGAATATGATGAAGAACGCAGCAATTTTGAGTGAGGAATATTTCTTATCCTACTTTCGCCTGCTGCTGAATACCCGCGGCTGTACTGTCGAGGAAGCTTATCAGCTAACAGTGGATCAAATCTTTGAAGGAGACCTTAATCTCTTTGGTGAAGATACCAAAAAGAATTTCAAGCTTGCTTACCAAGCCATCAAAGGAAGCTGAAACTCCCTAAGCGCTCGATTTGACATTGAGAATGGTTATCAATTAAAATGAGAGCAGATGAAGGGGAGTGAATGAAGGTGGCAAGTGTTCTGATTGCATTCACCAGTATGTCAGGCAATACAGAAGAAATGGCTGACATTATGGAACAGACGTTAGAAGAGCAAGGAGCGGATGTAACGAAGCTCCAGATTGATATAGATGAGGTTGATGTATTTACATTGACAGATTATGATGGCATCTTAATGGGCACTTACACGTGGGGAGATGGAGACATTCCATATGAAATAGAGGACTTCTATGATGAATTAGATGACATCGACTTAGAAGGCAAACCCGTTGCCCTTTTCGGGTCTTGTGACTCCATTTATACAAGCTTTGGTGCCGCTATTGACACATTTAAAGAAAAATTTAAGGAGCGCGGAGCGGAGATTGTTTCTGAAAGTCTCAAGGTGGATCTTTCACCTGAAGACGAAGATATACGCAATTGCCAGGAGTTTGCCGCATCGTTCGCTTCCATACTTGATAAACAGCGCAGTTTATAAGAGCAGTCTGCTAATGCAGGCTGCTTTTTCTTGTGGCTGCACAAAAATGAACGCAACGAACACTTTTTTTAATTAAAGAAGGATTTTGTAGAAGAATGTCGAATGAATTTGGGTATAGAGATAGATTAGGAGGTAGAACGATGAACATTTTCCCTTTAGAAACAAAGCATCACGACGAGATGATCGACATTACGGACTCTATTCAGCGTTATATTCAATCTATTGGCATCAAGGAGGGAATCGTACATATCTCTTCTATGCATACCACTGCGGGCATCACAGTCAATGAGAATGCAGATCCGGATGTGAAGATTGATTTTTTGCGCCGGCTTGATGAGGTGTATCCTTGGGAACATCCTAAGGACCGGCATATGGAAGGGAACACAGCAGCCCATTTAAAGACAAGTACTGTCGGACACGCCCAAGTTGTATCTCTTTCAGAAGGTAAGCTTGTCCTCGGTACGTGGCAAGGCATTTACTTCTGTGAATTTGATGGACCTAGAAATCGTACGTATGCGGTACAGGTTATAGCAGCCGAAAAGAGTGAAGCATAATGGAGCAATCCTATGCGTGCGCAATGTGCGGAACTGTCCTCCATATCCCTCATGCTGGGGAATTGCTGCTGAAGCTGCCTGCTGCAAATAAAAACTTAGCAATTGGAAATCCGCATAAACAGACAGATACATATTCTATTTTTCAATACTTTACATTGCAGCAGCTGGAACAAATGCTCCTTACGCTGCGTCACCAGAATGTGAGTGGTGCAGTCTGTACGGTGGCTGAGAAAGTAACCCATCACTATCCAATGATTTCTGTCGAGGAGCTGCTTCATCGTATCCTTTATCCGCAATTCACAGAGATTATCCATCAACAGGCGTTCCATTCTTATGTACAGCCTATTATCTCGATAGAAAATGAGAAGGTTTACGGATATGAACATCTGTTGCGTACGGATAAGCCTGAAGTATCCCCCGCTGCACTGTTTACTTTTGCTTCAGAAGCAGGCCTCACTTCTATGCTGGATCAGCGTGCGAGACAGACAGCAGTAAAGAAAAGAGCAGAAGAAAGGATTGCGAAAGGGATAAAGAGTTTTATCAACTTTCTGCCGTCTACTATTTATAATCCTGACTTTTGTTTGAGACAAACTTTTCAGGCTGTTGACAAGTATCACATCGATCCAAGTGATCTTGTATTTGAAGTTGTGGAAACGGAAAAGGTGGATGATGTTGCTCGTTTGAAGCGTATATTCAAACGGTACAAACACGAAGGAATGCTAGTGGCCTTGGATGATGTTGGAGCCGGATATGCGACACTCGATCTTTTTAAAGAACTGGAACCAGACTTCGTTAAAATTGACAGAGCATACATATCTTATTGTGACCGAGACGTAGAAAAACAAGAATTCCTGTATAAGGTAATCGAGGTTGCAAGAGAACTGGGAACGAATGTGCTTGCAGAAGGTATTGAGAGACAGGAAGAATTAGACTATTGTAAACAGATAGGTATTGATTTAGCACAAGGTTACTTCATCGGGAAACCTAACCCCAAACCTATTTCTAATGATTCTCTGTTTTCTCTTTGAGCAGCAAGAGAACCCTCTTATTAAGTGATATTATATTCGCTTAATAAGAGGGTTCTTTTCGTTAATAAGGAAAAGTTTGTGACGGCAAGCAAATTATTTTACAAAAAACTATAAAAGTGCTTCACCTTGTATGATGGATGCCGATATATTGAAAGTCATTATACAGACTTAGGGATGTGTAATAGCTAATATCGAGGGAGATAGAGTGATGAAAGTGATAAGGAATATGAAGATTAGAACAAAGATGTTCGTTCTTATCTTGGTTGGGGTTATTGCACTTGTTGGAGTCGGTTTGGCTGGTATTGTTAACATGCGAGAAGTTGCTAGTGATGCTAGAGAAATTTATGAAGACAAACTTGTCCCAAACCTATCCCTTAGTGAAATTAGAATTAATAACCGCTCAAATGATGGGTATATTCTAGCGTTGATGCTTACTGCTGATGATGAGCGGAATAAAGAACTGAATGAAAAACTAACAGCATCGATGGAGGAAATTGGAGCATCGGTGAATAGTTTGGAGAAAAGTGAGTTATCCAGTGAAGGTAAGGAACTGCTCGAGCAGTATAAGACAGAACGAGGAAAACTAAAAGATATACGAGATCAAGTCGTGCGTCTTACGATGGAAAATGAGAATGAAGATGCTTTTACATTGTATACAGAACAGCAAGTTCCACAGCGTGATAAAATTAACGGTATTTTAGCGGACCTTCAAACAGTTAACACAAAGGAAGCTAAAGATACATATCAACAAGCGGTAAATGATGTGAGAAATGCCACATTTATTATGATTGGTATTAGTGCTGCCGCGATTGTATTGCTGGTCTGTCTGGGATTATTCATCATCAAACTAATTAGCAATCCACTTCAGGAGATGCGTAATTTATTAGGGAAAGCAGCGGAGGGTGACTTTACTTCAAGCAGTACCTATCAATCACGAGATGAATTAGGGCAGCTCATGCAATCCTATGAGACGATGGCCGATGGCATGCGTTCCATTATTCGTGTCGTGCATGACACATCACAGCAAGTAGCTGCCTCCTCAGAGGAACTAAGTGCAAGTGCTGAGCAAAGCAGTACATCTTCCGAGCATGTTGCCAAGACGATGCAGGAGCTGGCGGAAGGTTCAGGCCAGCAGCTGGAACTTATCACGGTAACGGCTGCAACAATGGACGATATGAAACAGCATACAGATAAATTGGTTATGAATTCGCAAAATGTGGAAATGGCTGTTGAAAAGACATCCGAGTTGTCAGTCGAAGGTGGCCGTGCAATAAAAGATGTGAATCAGCAAATGAACACCATTACATCTCATGTACAGGATCTGTCAGAATCGATTGAGAGTTTGAATAAGCGTTCCAAGGAAATAAGTGATATTACAGGCGTGATTACGGACATTTCTGCACAGACGAATTTACTTGCGCTGAACGCGACGATTGAAGCAGCTCGTGCTGGTGAGCATGGAAAAGGGTTCGCGGTCGTTGCCGATGAAGTACGGAAACTTGCGGAAGAGACAAATGGAGCAGCCGCGCAAATTGCTTCGTTAGTAAGTTATATTCAGCAAGATACGACAAAAACAATCGGACTGATGCAGCATGCAGCGGATGAAGTGACAGCGGGTACACGGGTTGTTGATCAAGCTGGTCGTTCCTTTACGCAAATTGAGACAGCAGTAGCAAGTTTGGTGGAAGATTTCCAAGAAGTGGGCGCAGCATTGAAAGGGCTAATCGGTGGTTCTGAGATTGTTGATCGTTCTCTTGCGGAAGTAAACGGGGTAGCGCAAGAAGGAGCTGCATCAACGGAGAGTGTCTCAGCAGCTACTGAGGAACAGCTGGCAGCCATGCAGGAGATTGCCGCTTCCTCGAGTTCGCTTGCATTCTTAGCAGAAGAATTGCAAACTTCCATTGCTCGTTTTCGTGTATAAGTTAATTGGTTAATAAATAGTAACCAATAAAAGCTAGGATTAGTAACAAAAAAACAGCTATCAAGCTTTTCACATTGGAACCCTCCTCTAAGAAGTAGACGAATTCTTCTTGGAAAAGGGTTCATTTTTTTACATGTATTGCAGTCATCTTGTACAAACTAGTTGCAGTATGTACAAAGGAGGCAATTGGAATGGAAACTTTTCAAGCAGGTGAAGTTGTATATGTAATCATTCGCAATCCCCATGCACAGGGAGTTGCCAATATACAAGAAGCGGCGGTTGTTCATAATCCAGAGAAACCTGGTGAACTGGCTTTGTTTGTTTATGAAACGTACTATCCGTTAACGGATGAAGTGGCGGTCTATCAAGATCTTGGTGAAGCGGAAGAAGCCTATGTGTCTGCTTTTGGTTTATCCGAAGGTGGTTATTATGGTTAAGCCATTCGTACCGCAGCTTGTTTACATTGAACCGAGAGCATTGGAATATCCGCTCGGTGTGAAGCTGCGAGACAAGTTCAAAGATATGGGAGTAGAGATACGCGAAACAACTTCTCATAATCAGGTGCGTAACCTGCCTGGTGATAACGATTTTCAAAAATACCGGACAGCCAAATCAACATTAGTCGTTGGTGTGCGGAAAACATTGAAATTCGATACATCCAAGCCATCGGCAGAATATGCTATTCCGTTTGCAACAGGCTGTATGGGGCATTGTCATTATTGTTACCTGCAGACGACGATGGGATCCAAACCGTATATTCGTACGTATGTAAATACAGATGAGATTTTTGATGCCGCTGAGCAGTATATGAAGGAGAGAGCGCCGGAGGAGACGCGCTTCGAAGCTTCTTGTACGTCTGACATCGTTGGGATTGATCATCTAACCCATACACTCAAGCATGCTATTGAATACTTTGGCCGTTCGGAACATGGTCAGCTGCGCTTTGTCACAAAGTTTGCGCATGTCGATCATTTGCTTGATGCAGATCACAAAGGCCGGACAAGATTCCGTTTCAGTATTAATGACGATTATGTTATAAAGTACTTTGAACCAGGTACATCCCGCTTGAAGGATCGAATAGAGGCGGCTGTGAAGGTAGCCGAAGCTGGATATCCATTAGGTTTTATTGTAGCCCCGATATACCTGCATGAAGGCTGGCAGCAAGGATATCCGGAAATGCTGGAGCATCTTGAAGCAGCATTACCTGCTCATGCCAAAAAGAACTTGACCTTTGAATTGATTCAGCATCGTTTCACGAAGCCGGCAAAACGTGTTATTCAGAAGAATTACCCGATGTCGAAGCTGGAGCTGGATGAAAATAAGCGGAAGTACAAATGGGGCCGCTATGGTATTGGGAAGTATGTGTATCAAAATGATGAACAAGAAGAAATCAAAGACGTGATTGGCAGTAATATTTATAAAATGTTTCCGCAGTCACGAATTGAATATTTTACCTGATACATCCGTTGACAATCTTATCTGTGCATGTGATAGTAAAGGAGACAATTGAATTTCGAGGAAGTCCACTAGGGGTGCCGTTAGGCTGAGATAAGAGTAATCTTAATCCCTTTGAACCTGATCTGGTTAACACCAGCGTAGGGAAGTGGAGCCGGATTCGTGTATCTTACATACTATTACAATGTAAACGAGTCGCTCCATACTTCTGGAGC from Terribacillus sp. DMT04 encodes the following:
- a CDS encoding EAL domain-containing protein, with product MEQSYACAMCGTVLHIPHAGELLLKLPAANKNLAIGNPHKQTDTYSIFQYFTLQQLEQMLLTLRHQNVSGAVCTVAEKVTHHYPMISVEELLHRILYPQFTEIIHQQAFHSYVQPIISIENEKVYGYEHLLRTDKPEVSPAALFTFASEAGLTSMLDQRARQTAVKKRAEERIAKGIKSFINFLPSTIYNPDFCLRQTFQAVDKYHIDPSDLVFEVVETEKVDDVARLKRIFKRYKHEGMLVALDDVGAGYATLDLFKELEPDFVKIDRAYISYCDRDVEKQEFLYKVIEVARELGTNVLAEGIERQEELDYCKQIGIDLAQGYFIGKPNPKPISNDSLFSL
- a CDS encoding methyl-accepting chemotaxis protein, with amino-acid sequence MKVIRNMKIRTKMFVLILVGVIALVGVGLAGIVNMREVASDAREIYEDKLVPNLSLSEIRINNRSNDGYILALMLTADDERNKELNEKLTASMEEIGASVNSLEKSELSSEGKELLEQYKTERGKLKDIRDQVVRLTMENENEDAFTLYTEQQVPQRDKINGILADLQTVNTKEAKDTYQQAVNDVRNATFIMIGISAAAIVLLVCLGLFIIKLISNPLQEMRNLLGKAAEGDFTSSSTYQSRDELGQLMQSYETMADGMRSIIRVVHDTSQQVAASSEELSASAEQSSTSSEHVAKTMQELAEGSGQQLELITVTAATMDDMKQHTDKLVMNSQNVEMAVEKTSELSVEGGRAIKDVNQQMNTITSHVQDLSESIESLNKRSKEISDITGVITDISAQTNLLALNATIEAARAGEHGKGFAVVADEVRKLAEETNGAAAQIASLVSYIQQDTTKTIGLMQHAADEVTAGTRVVDQAGRSFTQIETAVASLVEDFQEVGAALKGLIGGSEIVDRSLAEVNGVAQEGAASTESVSAATEEQLAAMQEIAASSSSLAFLAEELQTSIARFRV
- a CDS encoding transcriptional regulator SplA domain-containing protein codes for the protein METFQAGEVVYVIIRNPHAQGVANIQEAAVVHNPEKPGELALFVYETYYPLTDEVAVYQDLGEAEEAYVSAFGLSEGGYYG
- the splB gene encoding spore photoproduct lyase, with protein sequence MVKPFVPQLVYIEPRALEYPLGVKLRDKFKDMGVEIRETTSHNQVRNLPGDNDFQKYRTAKSTLVVGVRKTLKFDTSKPSAEYAIPFATGCMGHCHYCYLQTTMGSKPYIRTYVNTDEIFDAAEQYMKERAPEETRFEASCTSDIVGIDHLTHTLKHAIEYFGRSEHGQLRFVTKFAHVDHLLDADHKGRTRFRFSINDDYVIKYFEPGTSRLKDRIEAAVKVAEAGYPLGFIVAPIYLHEGWQQGYPEMLEHLEAALPAHAKKNLTFELIQHRFTKPAKRVIQKNYPMSKLELDENKRKYKWGRYGIGKYVYQNDEQEEIKDVIGSNIYKMFPQSRIEYFT